One Desulfovibrio fairfieldensis genomic window carries:
- a CDS encoding UvrD-helicase domain-containing protein: MSRLCQVKASAGSGKTYELTRCFLLRLMECGHASGVAASPACALAPEGRQCGWGDILAVTFTNAAAAEMRDRVIRHLKSAALGARAEDIPLDADEARRWVDVIMRDLSALNIRTIDSLLHLIVRAAALELNLHPDFQPVFATEEALAPYLDLFMERAWREDAAMRDLLREACRALVVHGQSKGFLAGEKLLRQLRDLLDDVLLGRFEDLTSEAVLKEKLQEMDEAAVQAAQEFLASAQAAGLRWKKPALGAVEQLSWGQVEKCSSAFASKETAEELFLKNTVVTEATAQAFAAYSAHACRRAGEGSLIVQALRIAPFVRLAHALVAAFLQNQEQEGALPGLLVPRLAREVLEGERGVPEALCRLGTRLTHFLVDEFQDTSREQWQALRPLLEEALSRGGSLTWVGDVKQSIYGWRGGEPELFDAVFDDQGLTRLAPGGERRNLPRNWRSRREVVEHNNRIFAPLENAATAQRVLAALLPGDTPPEVLTTATRRLSRAFAGAAQQCPPKTREGGLVRAEEIQGATQDDLRDCVLERLCDLLRDEIGPRRPWSDVLVLVRGNETARVTAEGLVHEGIPVITENSLLLAEHPLIVQTVALLAFLDNPDDDIAFWTMLTGSIVLEHPQAAELDWEILHGWCAEPGQGPFHLRFRRRWPLIWRNLLAPFHSQSGLMTPYDTVLEWFTRLDVEARFPEARTFLRRFMEVLYSAEEKGLATLSTFLEHWQDKSGEEKVPMPENMNAVRVMTIHKSKGLEAPVVILPWTSFNVRPSGRPVLLERDGLRMAVPNRKALGEIYYEDLARQACENLDLLYVAFTRARDELHIFRTGTPGLDNKSGSLCAALDILWQEAELRLPYSRGTPVECPRNGATDDEICPEPLTEAAVPEQKWRPMQWLPRLKIFRNPLGGFAFKAEDRGSLLHFCLEHLRVTGQAEEDARAALSFGLRNYPLPVPDDPALRDSLAGALAWFASQPEAGRWLERGWPEQSLMDEQGHVLRMDLLVRESWGPLVIDYKSGRLEAEHISQVRRYLSCLEQSGDYGGTARGLLVYLDQRRFQLVEAAWVSPLCETCGELLPSPETGL; encoded by the coding sequence ATGTCTCGTCTCTGCCAGGTCAAGGCCTCGGCCGGTTCCGGCAAAACCTATGAGCTGACCCGCTGTTTTCTGTTGCGCCTGATGGAGTGCGGGCATGCCTCGGGTGTGGCGGCCTCTCCGGCCTGCGCACTGGCGCCGGAGGGCCGCCAATGCGGCTGGGGCGACATCCTGGCCGTCACTTTTACCAACGCCGCGGCCGCTGAAATGCGCGACCGCGTCATCCGCCACCTGAAAAGCGCGGCTCTGGGTGCGCGCGCGGAAGACATCCCCCTTGATGCGGACGAGGCCCGCCGCTGGGTGGATGTGATCATGCGCGATCTGAGCGCCCTGAACATCCGCACCATTGACAGCCTGCTGCATCTTATCGTGCGGGCCGCCGCCCTGGAGCTGAATCTCCATCCCGATTTTCAGCCCGTCTTCGCCACTGAGGAGGCTCTGGCCCCCTACCTGGACCTTTTTATGGAACGGGCCTGGCGGGAAGACGCGGCCATGCGCGATCTGTTGCGCGAGGCCTGCCGGGCTCTGGTAGTGCACGGCCAAAGCAAGGGTTTTCTGGCCGGGGAAAAACTGCTCCGCCAACTGCGGGATTTGCTGGACGATGTGCTGCTGGGGCGGTTCGAGGATCTGACGTCGGAGGCCGTTCTTAAAGAAAAACTTCAAGAAATGGATGAGGCCGCCGTGCAGGCCGCGCAGGAATTTCTGGCCTCCGCGCAGGCTGCGGGCCTGCGCTGGAAAAAACCGGCTCTGGGCGCTGTGGAACAGCTTTCCTGGGGCCAGGTGGAAAAATGTTCTTCCGCCTTTGCAAGCAAGGAAACAGCTGAAGAACTCTTTCTCAAAAATACCGTGGTGACGGAAGCAACCGCGCAGGCCTTTGCCGCTTACTCGGCCCACGCCTGTCGCCGGGCCGGGGAAGGCTCGCTGATTGTCCAGGCCTTGCGCATCGCCCCTTTTGTGCGCCTGGCACATGCTCTGGTGGCCGCTTTTCTGCAAAATCAGGAACAGGAAGGCGCGCTGCCCGGCCTACTGGTGCCGCGCCTGGCCCGTGAAGTGCTGGAGGGCGAGCGCGGCGTGCCGGAAGCGCTCTGCCGCCTGGGCACGCGCCTGACCCATTTTCTGGTGGATGAATTTCAGGACACCAGCCGCGAGCAATGGCAAGCCCTGCGTCCCTTGCTTGAAGAGGCCCTGTCGCGCGGCGGCTCCCTGACCTGGGTGGGCGACGTCAAGCAATCCATCTACGGTTGGCGCGGCGGCGAGCCGGAGCTGTTCGACGCGGTCTTTGACGATCAGGGTCTGACGCGGCTGGCTCCCGGCGGGGAACGCCGCAATCTGCCCCGCAACTGGCGCAGCCGCCGGGAAGTGGTGGAGCACAACAACCGGATTTTTGCCCCACTGGAAAATGCAGCTACGGCCCAACGAGTGCTGGCCGCCCTGCTGCCCGGCGATACGCCCCCGGAAGTTCTGACTACGGCCACGCGACGCTTGAGCCGGGCCTTTGCGGGCGCGGCGCAGCAATGTCCGCCCAAGACCCGGGAAGGCGGCCTGGTACGGGCCGAAGAGATTCAGGGCGCCACGCAGGACGACTTGCGGGATTGTGTGCTGGAACGCCTTTGCGATTTGCTGCGGGACGAAATCGGCCCGCGCAGGCCCTGGTCCGACGTGCTGGTGCTGGTGCGCGGCAATGAAACAGCCCGCGTGACCGCCGAAGGTCTGGTACATGAGGGCATTCCGGTCATCACGGAAAACAGCCTGCTGCTGGCGGAACACCCGCTCATTGTACAGACTGTGGCTTTGCTGGCTTTTCTGGACAATCCCGACGACGACATCGCCTTTTGGACCATGCTCACGGGTTCCATCGTGCTTGAACACCCGCAGGCGGCGGAACTCGACTGGGAAATACTGCACGGCTGGTGCGCGGAGCCGGGCCAAGGGCCATTTCATCTGCGTTTCAGACGGCGCTGGCCGCTGATCTGGCGGAACCTGCTGGCCCCCTTTCACAGTCAGTCCGGCCTGATGACCCCCTATGACACGGTGCTGGAATGGTTTACGCGCCTGGACGTGGAAGCACGCTTTCCGGAAGCCCGGACGTTCCTGCGCCGTTTTATGGAAGTATTGTACAGCGCTGAAGAAAAAGGCCTTGCTACCCTGTCCACGTTTCTCGAGCACTGGCAAGACAAAAGCGGTGAAGAAAAAGTGCCCATGCCCGAAAACATGAATGCCGTTCGCGTCATGACTATCCACAAATCCAAAGGGCTGGAAGCTCCGGTGGTGATTCTGCCCTGGACCAGCTTCAACGTGCGCCCGTCAGGACGTCCCGTTCTGCTGGAGCGCGACGGCCTGCGCATGGCGGTGCCCAATCGCAAGGCTCTGGGCGAAATCTACTATGAGGATCTGGCGCGGCAGGCTTGCGAAAATCTGGATCTGCTCTATGTGGCCTTTACCAGGGCCAGGGACGAACTGCACATTTTCCGTACCGGCACGCCGGGTCTGGACAACAAAAGCGGCTCGCTCTGCGCGGCCTTGGATATTCTCTGGCAGGAGGCCGAGTTGAGGCTGCCCTACAGCCGGGGCACGCCGGTGGAGTGCCCGCGCAACGGGGCAACGGACGACGAGATCTGCCCCGAGCCGCTTACCGAGGCGGCTGTACCGGAACAGAAATGGCGGCCCATGCAGTGGCTGCCCCGTTTAAAGATCTTCCGCAATCCGCTGGGCGGCTTTGCCTTCAAGGCCGAAGACCGCGGCAGCCTGCTCCATTTCTGCCTGGAGCATCTGCGCGTTACCGGACAGGCGGAGGAGGACGCCAGGGCCGCCCTCTCTTTCGGCCTGCGCAACTACCCCCTGCCTGTGCCGGATGATCCGGCCCTGCGCGACTCACTGGCCGGGGCTCTGGCCTGGTTCGCGTCCCAGCCCGAGGCAGGGCGCTGGCTTGAGCGGGGCTGGCCCGAACAGTCGCTTATGGACGAACAGGGCCATGTGCTGCGCATGGATCTGCTGGTGCGCGAATCCTGGGGACCGCTGGTCATCGACTATAAAAGCGGCCGCCTCGAAGCGGAGCACATCAGCCAAGTGCGCCGCTATCTGAGCTGCCTCGAACAGAGCGGCGACTACGGCGGCACGGCGCGCGGCCTGCTGGTCTATCTGGATCAGCGGCGTTTCCAACTGGTGGAAGCGGCGTGGGTTTCGCCTCTGTGCGAGACGTGCGGCGAGCTCCTGCCGTCGCCGGAGACCGGATTATGA
- a CDS encoding ATP-dependent 6-phosphofructokinase: MEECALDTSIRTLGPCKLESHLPYRTWADDKRIQIFVDEELSEHNGEACCVCFEAAGPRKKLYFDSSRAKCAIVTCGGLCPGINDVIRAIVMEAYHAYNVPSIVGIPYGLEGFIPKYRHALRELTPDVVADIHRFGGTILGSSRGPQSPEEIVDTLERCNVNALFVIGGDGTMKAALSISREVQNRGLKIAVIGIPKTIDNDINFIPQSFGFETAVFKATEAIECAHTEACGTPNGIGLVKLMGRESGFIAARATLALKEVNFVLIPEAPFTLEGEGGLLPALEERLRSRGHAVIVAAEGAGQHLLKHSAGTDASGNPVLGEVADLLRKEINTYLNARQMEHSIKYIDPSYIIRSVPANANDKVYCGFLGQYAVHAAMAGRTDMVVAKLQDRYVHLPLQLVTQTRRKLNIYSDLWRAVLESTGQGMLKGMLPPE; this comes from the coding sequence ATGGAAGAATGCGCGCTGGATACAAGCATCCGCACCCTAGGGCCCTGCAAGCTGGAATCGCATCTGCCCTACCGCACCTGGGCCGACGACAAACGTATTCAGATTTTTGTGGACGAGGAACTGAGCGAACACAACGGAGAGGCCTGCTGCGTCTGTTTCGAGGCGGCAGGACCACGCAAAAAGCTCTATTTCGACTCTTCCCGCGCCAAGTGCGCCATCGTCACCTGCGGCGGCCTGTGCCCCGGCATCAACGACGTGATCCGCGCCATCGTCATGGAGGCCTACCACGCCTACAATGTGCCTTCCATTGTGGGCATTCCCTACGGCCTGGAAGGTTTCATCCCCAAGTACCGGCACGCCCTGCGGGAGCTGACCCCGGACGTGGTGGCCGACATCCATCGCTTCGGCGGCACCATTCTGGGCTCGTCGCGCGGGCCGCAGTCGCCCGAGGAAATCGTGGACACCCTTGAGCGCTGCAACGTCAACGCCCTTTTCGTCATCGGCGGCGACGGCACCATGAAGGCGGCGCTTTCCATCAGCCGGGAAGTGCAGAACCGGGGCCTGAAGATCGCGGTGATCGGCATTCCCAAAACCATTGACAACGACATTAATTTCATCCCCCAGTCGTTTGGTTTTGAAACCGCCGTATTCAAGGCAACCGAGGCTATTGAGTGCGCCCATACCGAAGCCTGCGGCACGCCCAACGGCATCGGTCTGGTCAAACTCATGGGCCGGGAGTCCGGCTTCATCGCCGCGCGGGCCACGCTGGCCCTCAAGGAAGTGAACTTCGTGCTGATTCCGGAAGCGCCTTTCACCCTGGAGGGGGAAGGCGGCCTGCTGCCCGCCCTGGAAGAACGCCTGCGGTCCAGAGGGCATGCGGTCATTGTGGCGGCCGAGGGCGCGGGTCAGCATCTGCTGAAGCACAGCGCGGGCACCGACGCCTCAGGCAATCCCGTGCTGGGCGAAGTGGCCGACCTTTTGCGCAAGGAAATCAATACCTATCTCAACGCCCGCCAGATGGAGCATTCCATCAAATACATCGACCCCAGCTACATCATCCGCTCCGTACCGGCTAACGCCAACGACAAGGTTTACTGCGGCTTTCTGGGCCAGTACGCGGTGCATGCGGCCATGGCCGGGCGTACGGACATGGTGGTGGCCAAACTGCAGGACCGCTATGTGCATCTGCCTCTGCAACTGGTCACCCAAACGCGCCGCAAGCTGAACATTTATTCCGATCTCTGGCGCGCGGTGCTGGAATCCACGGGCCAAGGCATGCTCAAGGGCATGCTGCCGCCCGAATAG
- a CDS encoding NAD(P)H-dependent flavin oxidoreductase gives MPFPSLQIGNLTAKVPVIQGGMGVGISLSGLASAVANQGGIGVIAGAMIGMKEPDVAKNPLEANLRALRNEIIKARELSNGIIGVNVMVALTTFSQMVRTAIENKADIIFSGAGLPLEMPRHLLQLCEEKKEEFKTKLVPIVSSARAATVIAKKWLSRFNYLPDAFVVEGPKAGGHLGFKPEEIQDPAHALEVLVPQVVDAVKPFEDQYGRAVPVIAAGGVYTGADIKRFLDLGAAGVQMGTRFVATHECDADERFKQSYLAAKQEDVTIIRSPVGMPGRALCNDFISAAREGLKKPFKCIFHCVSTCQQEKTPYCIAQALINAMRGNLERGFAFCGANVFRVNKIITVGELMDSLQHEFDEAMNSLSKSVQNVQSILGYGNKAEQTL, from the coding sequence ATGCCCTTCCCTTCTTTGCAAATCGGCAATCTCACGGCTAAAGTGCCCGTTATCCAGGGCGGCATGGGCGTGGGTATCTCTCTTTCCGGCCTTGCGTCGGCGGTCGCCAATCAGGGCGGCATCGGCGTTATTGCCGGAGCCATGATCGGCATGAAAGAACCGGACGTGGCCAAAAACCCTCTGGAAGCCAATCTGCGCGCTCTGCGCAATGAAATTATCAAGGCCCGTGAACTTTCCAACGGCATCATCGGCGTCAACGTCATGGTGGCCCTGACCACCTTCAGCCAGATGGTGCGCACGGCCATTGAAAACAAGGCGGACATCATTTTCTCCGGCGCGGGTCTGCCGCTGGAAATGCCGCGCCATTTGCTGCAGCTTTGCGAGGAAAAGAAGGAGGAGTTCAAGACTAAGCTCGTCCCCATTGTTTCCTCGGCCAGAGCCGCCACCGTCATTGCCAAAAAATGGCTTTCCCGTTTCAATTACCTGCCGGACGCCTTTGTGGTGGAAGGCCCCAAGGCTGGCGGCCATTTGGGCTTCAAACCCGAAGAGATTCAGGATCCCGCCCATGCCTTGGAGGTGCTGGTGCCCCAGGTGGTGGATGCGGTTAAGCCCTTTGAGGACCAGTACGGCCGCGCCGTGCCGGTCATTGCCGCAGGCGGCGTCTATACCGGCGCGGACATCAAGAGATTCCTGGATCTGGGAGCTGCCGGAGTCCAGATGGGAACGCGCTTTGTGGCTACACATGAATGCGATGCGGACGAGCGCTTCAAGCAGAGCTATCTTGCGGCCAAACAGGAAGATGTGACCATCATCCGCAGCCCTGTGGGCATGCCGGGCCGTGCCTTGTGCAACGACTTCATCAGCGCCGCGCGCGAAGGCCTGAAAAAGCCCTTCAAGTGCATCTTCCACTGCGTGAGCACCTGCCAGCAGGAAAAGACCCCGTATTGCATCGCCCAGGCCCTGATCAACGCCATGCGCGGCAATCTGGAGCGCGGTTTTGCCTTCTGCGGAGCCAATGTTTTCCGGGTGAACAAGATCATTACCGTGGGCGAACTTATGGATTCCCTGCAGCACGAATTCGACGAGGCCATGAACTCGTTGAGCAAGAGCGTGCAGAATGTACAGTCCATACTAGGCTACGGCAACAAGGCGGAGCAGACGCTGTAA
- a CDS encoding PD-(D/E)XK nuclease family protein, translating to MNGSPFLIFPWQRPFLPDLKAVLEDCSGGRSGSALLIVPHNRPWRYLLQLYAKERKPRLLPKVLTLADMVKVWRAGTSDVPLHTANMLDRVALLHGCVQNLTEDDAALSARFARMDMALFLPWGLRLAALLEEMLGQGLETADLAYVENEVAAPAAALLGALGRIGRAYLAALNERRWTTPGLDQYMASRQASHIPPLLVPGAERPVLVAGFSVLSGTEDVLLRSLWRAGAHICLHTDPALAGNEPAHWACAEHAAWLRRWQARAKPAVEPAALEAAHKPRLSFFAGYDCHSQLQAMRDTLEKDTKTNGRMPSTAVLLTDSALLMPVLHHLPDKDVNVSMGYPLTRSPLNRLLDALLRLQERRSEDGRYYWRTLLQCLRHPYLNMLRIEDESGRTLFLRDALRRLEALVRTGNRFVDPAALADECRAALPAPLDTLLSQCLAITVEALAAARSTEDIAECLHGICDFLLAYGGDMWRHFPLDAEAMFRLMRHAAPILRETCLAQTPFPPAVLHGITRQVLEQERVPFEAEPLTGLQVLGMLETRLLHFERVLIVDATDDKLPGNPAQDPLLPDSLRQVLGLPDARRRERTAAHTLYRLCAGAEEVHFFWQEGITRSALFDGKKSRSRFVEQLIWEEEQRRGALLTPGEEPLAGARCTVRASQVLPKSLPRGAGLDTALQHLLREPLSATRLDVYLQCPLRFAWQYLCRLAPQREINEGDDPAAVGICIHNTLRALYEPYLHKEVRRGDISMETVRARFYETLEAADLRRLLPADSCLMLETAAPLRLERFLARQPESALILALEEKLNVDLDLNGQRYAFTGTLDRLDRRDGLLYVLDYKTGTIKRHDGSLWTDAPFFERVAQACSVPGIKAQTAMGEDPMSALFEELRQRLPSLQLPCYLSMIKAKNMGAPGDAALAELKEDGAEIPLFGGLAEEDLTAALAYCDLSLALVLRHLESAPHFAARPDRHCAWCPYAGLCMA from the coding sequence ATGAACGGTTCGCCCTTTCTGATTTTTCCCTGGCAGCGGCCTTTTCTGCCCGATCTGAAAGCCGTGCTGGAAGATTGCAGCGGCGGCCGTTCCGGTTCCGCGCTGCTGATTGTGCCGCATAACCGCCCCTGGCGTTATCTTTTGCAGCTCTATGCCAAAGAGAGAAAGCCGCGCCTGCTGCCGAAGGTTCTCACCCTGGCTGATATGGTCAAGGTCTGGCGGGCCGGCACCAGCGACGTGCCCCTGCATACGGCCAACATGCTGGACCGCGTGGCTTTGCTGCACGGCTGCGTGCAGAACCTGACCGAGGATGACGCGGCTCTTTCCGCCCGGTTCGCGCGCATGGACATGGCGCTTTTTCTGCCTTGGGGCCTGCGCTTGGCCGCCCTGCTGGAAGAAATGCTCGGCCAGGGCCTGGAAACCGCGGACCTGGCCTATGTGGAGAATGAAGTGGCCGCGCCCGCGGCGGCTCTGCTGGGAGCCCTGGGGCGGATCGGCCGCGCCTATCTGGCGGCCCTGAACGAACGCCGATGGACCACGCCGGGGCTGGATCAGTACATGGCCAGCCGCCAGGCTTCACATATTCCGCCTCTGCTCGTGCCCGGTGCCGAAAGGCCGGTGCTGGTGGCGGGATTTTCCGTGCTGAGCGGTACGGAGGATGTGCTGCTGCGCTCGCTCTGGCGGGCCGGAGCGCATATCTGCCTGCATACTGATCCTGCCTTGGCCGGAAATGAACCAGCGCACTGGGCCTGCGCCGAACACGCGGCTTGGCTGCGTCGCTGGCAGGCCAGGGCCAAACCGGCTGTGGAGCCCGCCGCGCTGGAAGCGGCGCACAAGCCACGTCTGTCCTTTTTCGCCGGTTATGACTGCCATTCACAGCTTCAGGCCATGCGTGACACGCTGGAAAAGGATACGAAGACGAACGGCCGCATGCCCTCCACCGCCGTGTTGCTCACAGACAGCGCCCTGCTCATGCCAGTGCTGCACCATCTGCCGGACAAGGACGTCAACGTATCCATGGGTTATCCTCTGACCCGCTCGCCCCTCAACCGCCTGCTGGACGCTCTGCTGCGCCTGCAGGAGAGACGGTCCGAGGATGGGCGCTATTACTGGCGTACCTTGCTGCAATGCCTGCGGCACCCCTATCTGAATATGCTGCGGATAGAGGACGAGAGCGGCCGAACGCTCTTTTTACGCGACGCCTTGCGCCGCCTGGAAGCTCTAGTCCGCACGGGCAACCGTTTTGTGGATCCGGCGGCTCTGGCCGACGAATGCCGCGCCGCTCTGCCCGCCCCGCTGGACACGTTGCTCTCCCAGTGCCTGGCCATCACGGTGGAAGCCTTGGCCGCCGCCCGCAGCACGGAAGATATAGCCGAATGCCTGCACGGCATCTGCGACTTTCTGTTGGCCTACGGCGGCGATATGTGGCGGCATTTTCCTCTGGACGCGGAGGCCATGTTCCGTCTCATGCGCCACGCCGCGCCCATCTTGCGTGAAACCTGTCTTGCACAGACCCCTTTTCCTCCGGCCGTACTGCACGGCATCACCCGACAGGTACTGGAACAGGAGCGCGTGCCCTTTGAGGCCGAACCGCTCACAGGCCTGCAGGTGCTCGGCATGCTGGAAACCCGCCTGCTGCATTTTGAGCGAGTGCTGATCGTGGACGCCACGGACGACAAGCTGCCCGGCAATCCGGCCCAGGACCCACTGCTGCCGGATTCCCTGCGCCAGGTCCTCGGCTTGCCCGACGCCCGGCGGCGCGAGCGTACGGCGGCGCATACCCTCTATCGCCTGTGCGCCGGGGCGGAGGAAGTTCATTTTTTCTGGCAGGAAGGCATCACCCGCTCCGCCCTTTTTGACGGCAAAAAAAGCCGCAGCCGCTTTGTGGAGCAACTGATCTGGGAGGAGGAACAACGCCGGGGAGCGCTGCTCACGCCCGGAGAGGAGCCTCTGGCCGGGGCACGTTGTACGGTGCGCGCCAGTCAGGTCTTGCCCAAAAGCCTGCCGCGCGGCGCGGGCCTGGACACGGCCTTGCAACATCTCTTGCGCGAGCCGCTTTCCGCCACCCGGCTGGATGTCTATCTGCAATGCCCCCTGCGCTTCGCCTGGCAATATCTCTGCCGTCTCGCGCCCCAGCGGGAGATCAACGAGGGCGATGATCCGGCGGCGGTGGGAATATGCATTCATAATACCCTGCGCGCGCTGTACGAGCCCTATCTGCACAAGGAAGTAAGGCGGGGCGATATCTCCATGGAAACCGTGCGGGCCCGCTTTTACGAAACTCTGGAAGCGGCGGACCTGCGCCGGCTTTTGCCCGCGGACAGTTGCCTGATGCTGGAAACAGCCGCGCCGTTAAGGCTGGAACGCTTTCTGGCGCGGCAGCCCGAAAGCGCGCTGATCCTGGCTCTGGAAGAAAAACTGAACGTGGATCTGGACCTCAACGGACAACGCTATGCCTTTACCGGCACCCTGGACCGCCTGGACCGGCGCGACGGCCTGCTGTATGTACTGGATTATAAGACCGGCACCATCAAACGCCATGACGGCAGCCTCTGGACCGACGCACCCTTCTTCGAAAGAGTGGCCCAGGCCTGCTCTGTCCCGGGAATAAAAGCGCAAACAGCCATGGGGGAAGATCCCATGTCGGCACTGTTTGAGGAGTTGCGCCAACGCCTGCCCAGCCTGCAACTGCCCTGCTACCTGTCCATGATCAAGGCAAAAAATATGGGCGCTCCCGGCGATGCGGCCCTGGCCGAACTCAAGGAAGACGGGGCGGAAATTCCCCTGTTCGGCGGCCTTGCGGAAGAAGACCTGACGGCTGCCCTTGCTTATTGCGATCTCAGCCTGGCCTTGGTCCTGCGCCATTTGGAAAGCGCCCCGCACTTCGCGGCCCGGCCGGACCGGCATTGCGCCTGGTGCCCCTATGCCGGTTTGTGCATGGCCTGA
- a CDS encoding HD domain-containing protein gives MIERDEALKLLADQGTPVSLLQHALAAEAIMRSLARRFGEDEDLWGLTGLLHDLDYPTTAEAPERHGLESATMLIGKLPEEALAAIRAHNGEMNGTAPQCRFDYALRCGETVTGLIGAAARMRPTGLEGMEPKSIKKKMKDKAFAASVNRDNIRQCADAGLELDDFLALSIEAMHGKAAELGLSK, from the coding sequence ATGATTGAACGAGACGAAGCTCTGAAGCTGCTGGCGGACCAGGGCACGCCGGTATCGTTGCTGCAGCACGCTTTGGCCGCGGAGGCCATTATGCGGTCTCTGGCGCGCCGTTTCGGCGAGGATGAGGATCTTTGGGGCCTGACCGGGCTGCTGCACGACCTGGACTATCCCACCACCGCTGAAGCGCCTGAACGACATGGCCTGGAAAGCGCGACCATGCTGATCGGCAAGCTGCCGGAAGAGGCTCTGGCCGCTATCCGCGCTCATAACGGCGAAATGAACGGCACTGCTCCGCAATGCCGCTTTGATTACGCCCTGCGTTGCGGCGAGACGGTCACGGGGCTCATTGGCGCGGCGGCGCGCATGCGCCCCACCGGCCTGGAGGGCATGGAGCCCAAAAGCATCAAGAAAAAGATGAAGGACAAAGCCTTTGCCGCCAGCGTGAACCGCGACAATATCCGCCAGTGCGCCGACGCCGGGCTGGAATTGGACGATTTTCTGGCTCTGTCCATTGAAGCCATGCACGGCAAGGCCGCGGAACTGGGCCTGAGCAAATAG